One segment of Arthrobacter sp. MMS18-M83 DNA contains the following:
- a CDS encoding acyl-CoA thioesterase — translation MSELPSHSVTLRFLASPTDVGHSGSVDAGTVLEWVDKAAYAAAVGWAKTYCVTAYVGNIHFADPVNSGDMVEVEATIVYTGRSSMHIRTIVSSGDPKGGPATMRSQCLVIFVAVGPDGKPVPVPQFEPSTPEEIEQRDSALARIAVREQIVEAMNAQEYTDAGTAERVVLRFMAAPTDVNWGGKVHGGIVMKWIDEAAYVCASRYCGKDTVAVFSGGVRFYRPLMIGDVVEVEARLVYTGRKGMHIAVHVRSGSPKSREMNLTTYCLTVMVARDETGTSVPIPQWVPETDEDRRLHAHARELLEIRGGAPGNRMPDHLLNGG, via the coding sequence ATGAGCGAGCTCCCCTCCCACTCCGTCACGCTGCGATTCCTTGCTTCCCCCACCGACGTCGGACACAGCGGGTCCGTCGACGCCGGAACGGTTCTTGAGTGGGTGGACAAGGCCGCATACGCGGCAGCCGTTGGCTGGGCGAAGACCTACTGCGTCACGGCGTACGTGGGCAACATCCATTTCGCCGATCCCGTGAACAGCGGAGACATGGTGGAGGTGGAAGCCACCATCGTCTACACGGGACGCTCTTCAATGCACATCCGGACCATCGTTTCCTCCGGCGATCCCAAGGGCGGCCCCGCAACGATGCGCAGCCAGTGCTTGGTGATCTTCGTTGCCGTCGGCCCCGACGGCAAGCCGGTCCCGGTCCCCCAGTTCGAGCCGTCGACGCCGGAGGAGATTGAGCAGCGAGACAGCGCCCTCGCCAGGATCGCCGTGCGGGAACAGATTGTCGAAGCCATGAACGCACAGGAATATACCGACGCCGGTACGGCCGAGCGGGTTGTTCTGCGCTTCATGGCGGCCCCCACCGATGTGAACTGGGGTGGGAAGGTCCACGGCGGCATCGTCATGAAGTGGATCGACGAGGCCGCCTACGTCTGCGCTTCCCGCTATTGCGGCAAGGACACGGTAGCCGTGTTCTCCGGCGGCGTGCGCTTCTACCGCCCGCTCATGATCGGCGACGTCGTGGAGGTCGAAGCCCGTCTCGTCTACACAGGCCGCAAAGGCATGCACATCGCGGTGCACGTGCGTTCAGGAAGCCCGAAGAGCCGCGAGATGAACCTGACCACGTACTGCCTCACCGTCATGGTGGCCCGGGACGAGACCGGCACGTCCGTTCCGATCCCACAGTGGGTACCGGAAACGGACGAGGACCGGCGACTTCACGCCCACGCCCGGGAGCTGCTTGAGATCCGCGGTGGGGCGCCGGGAAACCGGATGCCGGACCACCTGCTTAATGGCGGGTAG
- a CDS encoding DoxX family protein yields the protein MNQSTLTNTALTVLRVIVGFIFAAHGWQKFNEFTIAGTQAAFGKMGVPAADVVAPIVATIELVGGIALIAGLLTRVFAALLALDMLGALFLVHAPAGLFADKGGYELVLALAAGAAAVALTGAGRISVDAAAFGRKRSKLGILA from the coding sequence ATGAACCAGTCCACCCTGACCAACACAGCCCTTACCGTCCTGCGCGTCATCGTCGGCTTCATCTTCGCCGCGCATGGCTGGCAGAAATTCAATGAATTCACCATCGCCGGGACCCAAGCGGCCTTCGGCAAGATGGGCGTTCCGGCCGCCGACGTTGTAGCCCCGATCGTTGCAACCATCGAACTGGTCGGCGGCATCGCCCTTATCGCAGGCCTGCTGACCCGCGTCTTCGCCGCCCTCCTTGCGCTGGACATGCTCGGCGCCCTGTTCCTGGTCCACGCCCCGGCGGGCCTGTTTGCCGACAAGGGCGGCTACGAATTGGTGCTGGCACTCGCCGCCGGAGCGGCGGCCGTGGCCCTGACCGGCGCCGGCCGGATCTCCGTCGACGCCGCAGCGTTCGGCAGGAAGCGTTCCAAGCTGGGCATCCTCGCCTAA